Part of the Bos taurus isolate L1 Dominette 01449 registration number 42190680 breed Hereford chromosome 1, ARS-UCD2.0, whole genome shotgun sequence genome is shown below.
CAGAGAATGGAGGTGCCTGGAGCCAAGGAGGGCACAGGATCCCTACCCCAAAGAGCCACAGGCACAGCACTTACAGAGAACCACCCTAGGGCAGAGCCCAAGCAGAGTTGCTGTGAGGATGTTCTGCTGAACCTCAGGCATAATGTTGTTACTACAGAGGGCCTGGTAGGGCCTAAGGGAATTTGCCTCATTAAGTTTTGGACTTACCAGAGCCTGTTATTTATAAAAGAGAACCCAGACCCTTGTCTTGGCCACCATAtgtggacacagggagaagatagCCATTTATGAAGTGGCACTCTCAATTGGCTCTGCATTTGcaagtgccttgatcttggacttcttagCCTCCAGAATTACGAGAAATGTTTGCCCTTTAAATGATGcagtctgtgatatttttgtTATAGTAACCTGAGCAGACTAAGACAACTCCCAAATAAGTTTGGGAGTCTAGCCTCTAAAACTTAAGATAGTTAAGTTTGAAAATAAGTTTGACTATAAAGTATAccttacagtttatttttaaataattatcaaatttgtttcaaatattttttaattttattttatttttaaactttacataattgtattagttttgccaaatatcaaaatgaatccaccacaggtatacatgtgttccccatcctgaaccctcctccctcctccctccccataccattcctctgggtcgtcccagtgcactagccccaggcatccagtatcgtgcatctaacctggactggcatctcgtttcatacatgatattttacatgtttcaatgccattctcccaaatcttcccaccctctccctctcccatagagtccataagactgttctacatcagtctcttttgctgtctcgtacacagggttattgttaccatctttctaaattccatatatatgcgttaatatactgtattggtgtttttccttctggcttacttcactctgtataataggctccagtttcatccacctcattagaactgattcaaatgctttctttttaatggctgagtaatactccattgtgtatttgtaccatagctttcttatccattcatctgctgatggacatctaggttgcttccatgtcccggctattataaacagtgctgtgatgaacattggggtacacgtgtctctttcccttctggtttcctcagtgtgtatgcccagcagtgggattgctggatcataaggcagttctatttccagttttttaaggaatctccacactgttctctatagtggctgtactagtttgcattcccaccaacagtgtaagagggttcccttttctccacaccctctccagcattttttaaataagttttttgacactttttaaaatgtaatggtCAGTAAAGTGAATTTCATAGTTATGAGCCCAACTTTACTTTTTGTTCAGAatttatatgtgtacatataatgtatacatatgcacacatattgatatatatatacacacatgtattcttgtgaatatatatatatatgtatgtttataagtatatatatatatatatatatatatatacattcaatgTATATACACACTACATACActcacatgcatatgtatatataaaagttttaaaatgtacctTCTgtcatttaaaagattttatcCTGGGCCCTACTATAATTTGTAAGTTTATAAagtagatttctttttcttataaagaTACTTGTCTAAAGACCTCATTCAAAACTCTCAAAATGAAGAGGGaaactgtcttctttttttttttctaaatgaaaatgtGCTTATGTTTTCCAATTACCAATTCTGTAAGATAATGGCATGATTGCTAGCTATGAACCAGTAGCTTCCTTGAGTGATGATTGTCTCTGACAATTCCTTTGATATTCCCTGAAATAATATGGTATACTGTAATTTTATGTGTGTAAGTTTTGTCTTTCAAGCAGATTCTAAGTTTCTTGATAATGTATCCTCTCATCACCCCCCACCAGAGACTTTTATGGAACTAGCTCACTGTCTCCATTGGGTAATGTTTGAGCATAAGGACAAAAGTTCAGAAAAGTTGGTAAAGTAGCTGGTATAATAAGAACAAGAAGCAAGAACAGGAAATACAGACAGTTCTCATGACAAAACAGCTTAAACTGTAGAGTCAGTGTAAATGATATAGAATGAGACATTTTCTAATGTTCTGAGATTGCAACTAAATCTAATTGTAAATTAAGCTTAAAACAGACTACAGCTTTTCAGTACAGCACTGAGTGGTTCATCGGATCATGTCTGGTGGCTCTGCGGATTATAACAGAGAACATGGCGGCCCTGAGGGAATGGACCCCGATGGTGTCATCAAGAGCAACTGGAATGAGATTGTTGATAACTTTGATGATATAAACTTAAAGGAGTCTCTTCTTCGGGGCATCTATGCTTATGGTTTTGAGAAGCCATCAGCTATTCAGCAGAGAGCTATTAGTCCATGTATTAAAGGGTATGATGTGATTGCTCAAGCTGAGTTAGGTACTGGCAAGACAGCCGCATTTGCTATTTCCATCCTGCAACAGTTGGAGATTGAGTTCAAGGAGACCCAAGCACTAGTACTGGCCCCCACCAGAGAACTGGCTCAACAGATCCAAAAGGTAATTCTGGCACTTGGAGATTATATGGGAGCAACTTGTCATGCCTGCATTGGTGGAACAAATGTtcgaaatgaaatgcaaaaactgCAGGCTGAAGCACCACATATTGTTGTTGGAACACCAGGGAGAGTGTTTGATATGTTAAACAGAAGATATCTCTCTCCAAAATGGATCAAAATGTTCGTTTTGGATGAAGCAGATGAAATGCTGAGCCGAGGGTTTAAGGATCAAatctatgagattttccaaaaattaaataCTAGTATTCAGGtggtgttgctttctgccataatgccAACGGATGTGTTGGAAGTGACCAAAAAATTCATGAGAGATCCAATTCGAATTTTGGTGAAAAAGGAAGAATTGACCCTTGAAGGAATTAAACAGTTTTATATTAATGTTGAAAGAGAGGAATGGAAGTTGGATACACTTTGTGACTTGTATGAGACACTGACAATTACACAGGCTGTTATTTTTCTCAATACAAGGCGCAAGGTGGACTGGCTCACAGAGAAAATGCATGCCAGGGACTTCACAGTTTCTGCCCTGCATGATGACATCAACCAGAAAGAAAGAGATGTTATCATGAGGGAATTTTGATCAGGGTCAAGCTGTGTTCTGATCACTACTGACTTGTTGGCTCGTGGAATTGATGTGCAACAAGGGTCATTGGTTATAAACTATGATCTACCTACCAATAGTGAAAATTATATTCACACAATTGGCAGAGGGGGTCGATTTGGGAGGAAAGGTGTGGCTATAAACTTTGTTACTGAAGAAGACAAGAGGATTCTTCTTGACATTGAGACTTTCTATAATACTACAGTGGAGAAAATGCCAATGAATGTGGCCGACCTTATTTAATTCCTGGGATGAGACAGTTTTGCAGTGCTCGCTGTTGCTGAATAGGCAATCACAACATGCATTGTGCTTCTTTCGTTGGGAATACTTGAATCTTGTCTCAATGCTCATAATGGATCAGAAATACAGATTTGGATAGCAAAGTGACATTAGTCATGAGCTCTTGTGAGGAAAGTCATTGGCTTTATCCTCTTTAGAGTTAGACTGTTGGGGTGGGTATAAAAGATAGGGTCTGTAAAATCTTTCTTTCTTAGAAATTCATTTCCTAGTTCTGTAGAAATGGTTGTATTAGATGTTCTCTATCATTTAATAATATACTTGTGGACTAAAAGATATAAGTGCTGTATAAAATCAGCCAATTATGTTAAACTAGCATATCTGCCTTTATTGTGTTTGTCATTAGCCTGAATAGAAAGgcctttaaaattgatttttttttttagcatttgaaTGCATTTTATCTTGTattatatttattcaataaagtaTTTAATTAGTGCTAAGTGTGAACTGGACCCTGTTGCtaagccccagcaagcaatcATCCTAGGTAGGGTTAAACCCCCAGTAAAATTGCCATATTGCACATGTCTTAATGAAGTTTGAATGTTAAATAAATTGtatattcacttaaaaaaaataaaacagactacAGTGGTTTACATTCTAAAGAGAATTACATGACCGACCCATAATGGTGGCCACATGTCTTT
Proteins encoded:
- the LOC614129 gene encoding eukaryotic initiation factor 4A-II, yielding MSGGSADYNREHGGPEGMDPDGVIKSNWNEIVDNFDDINLKESLLRGIYAYGFEKPSAIQQRAISPCIKGYDVIAQAELGTGKTAAFAISILQQLEIEFKETQALVLAPTRELAQQIQKVILALGDYMGATCHACIGGTNVRNEMQKLQAEAPHIVVGTPGRVFDMLNRRYLSPKWIKMFVLDEADEMLSRGFKDQIYEIFQKLNTSIQVVLLSAIMPTDVLEVTKKFMRDPIRILVKKEELTLEGIKQFYINVEREEWKLDTLCDLYETLTITQAVIFLNTRRKVDWLTEKMHARDFTVSALHDDINQKERDVIMREF